A genomic window from Parasteatoda tepidariorum isolate YZ-2023 chromosome 10, CAS_Ptep_4.0, whole genome shotgun sequence includes:
- the LOC139426904 gene encoding tigger transposable element-derived protein 4-like, with protein sequence MTFKDENCSEGKMSKEHLTVLVGRNAPGTEKLPLLVIGKYRNPRCFKNVKTYPLDYKSNKKSWMTLVLLEDYVRKLDRKFFAKKRKVKLFMDKWTAHSDLLNLKAVNLQFLLPNTTAKLQPMDQGIIKCFKQSYRKRLVRKMMNDIENNISFKVDVLDAMRLLSSAWNNDVSETTIRNCFRKCGFFKETQSKPVIEEFQDEEITEENDDSAAEEEGSETIAPNILEARASLEVLQKFLESQEGIDNSMFVSQFYVCLCCVYVMSQKGLLQRKKTDYFKKT encoded by the exons ATGACgtttaaggatgaaaactgctcagagggtaaaatgagcaaggaacatttgactgtcctagttggAAGAAATGCGCctgggacagagaaattgcccttacttgttattggaaaataccgaaatccccgatgtttcaagaatgtaaaaacatatcctttggattacaagtctaacaaaaagtcTTGGATGACATTGGTCTTATTGgaagactatgtaagaaaattggatcgaaaattcttcgctaaaaaaagaaaagtgaaactctttatggataaatggacagcgcatagtgatctacttaatttgaaagcagtaaacttgcaATTTCTCCTgccaaacacaacagcaaagttgcagccgatggatcagggtatcataaagtgcttcaaacagtcttatcgtaaaaggcttgtcagaaaaatgatgaACGATATTGAAAACAACATTTCTTTCAAAGTTGATGTACTTGATGCCATGAGGCTACTTTCCAGTGCTTGGAATAATGATGTAAGTGAAACGACAATAAGAAACTGTTTCCGGAAGTGTgggttttttaaagaaacacagAGTAAACCTGTGATAGAAGAGTTTCAAGATGAGGAA ATCACAGAAGAAAATGATGACAGTGCTGCTGAGGAAGAAGGTTCAGAAACAATAGCCCCAAATATACTTGAAGCGCGTGCATCTCTTGAAGTTCTTCAAAAGTTTCTAGAGAGTCAAGAAGGAATTGATAATTCTATGTTTGTGTCTCAATTCTATGTTTGTCTATGTTGTGTGTATGTTATGTCTCAAAAGGGATTACTTCAACGTAAAAAGACGGATTACTtcaaaaaaacgtaa